The Ptychodera flava strain L36383 chromosome 16, AS_Pfla_20210202, whole genome shotgun sequence region TCTCAAATTGGCGGGAAAACGATTTGTGAACTGTACACCAAACGCTTGACTACAAAGTCGTTGCCACTTCcttcaaaaggtgacataatTCAATTATAGGGAAAGGTATGTAGCACGTACGTTAATATTGGTCTCTATGTCTTGAATGATTTGAACCGGACAGGCTATGCATGGTAATTCaaaattagaactttctttTTTTGTCTACGAGAGAATAATTAAACCCAAAAGAATCGAAGGTGGATTTTCATATACAAAGTTAACTTCTAGACTTTATAGAGGTGAATATGTATATCATCTTTGACGACCTGTCGCGCACTCTGAGTATTGCGCACTCTGGTCTAGATACTACAGTATTTGACGGTTCACGACTTCACAcatgatttcaaatttattcTGTTATTACGACACGTGATATGTTATCATTGCCATTTTTTGAAAGAAGCTTTGAGCTGTGCTTTACATCGAATCAGACATGCCgactacatgtatttatatagACATCTTGAACTTGTTACGCTGCGTACAGCATACTTATACACTCATATGCATGTACTGAAGGGTGAGCGAAACATATCTTTGACAAAAGAAAGTTTTGATCTTTGAAAGTCAAATTAATGCTCTTTAGTATTTTTAATTATAACTTTTAATCAATACTTCAAATGCAAATCTACAAAAGAACCAACATTAAACAAGAGTCCGACTTGAAAGCAGGAATTTGTTCAAAGCTGTTTGGCAAGCATGTTGAATTTCGTCGTAATAATCTCAGTCCCTATACTGTTCTCGTCAAACTCTCACATTTTGTTTCGCTTTTGGCTCAATTATCATCGATATCGTTTTCTGATATTTTATGGTTCGGCCGTCGTTACCGAAGAAGCCTGCCACTTTCCCTTTGACCAACAATTGTCCTTTTTTTTAATGAGAAGCGTGATCTGGGAACTGTCTCCTGACAGCGACTGTCAGTACAGTCTGTGAATTCGTAAACTACACACATGGAATCCAACTTATAACAGCACTGCGCACTGGTTACAggacatgaaactttcaaaaacattccGTAAGATTTTTGGGCGTTGATCGGAAGAACAGACTGATCAGTTGATGTACAACTCACATGACCAAAATAATCTAACGTTGACGCGAGCGGAGAAAACAATTTACATCGTTTTGCTATGTCTGTCTGACAATTGTAGATGTACGTGTAAGTTACAGATGCTatcttttgaaatttattttatatgtgtgtgtctgctaatttttttttcctgaaataaataattacaaTTTTATTGCTACCACCCCAGTCCCGATTGTTCACTCCGGTGGACTTAAATACACAGTTATTTCAATTTGTCTATCTTTGTTGTTACTTGTAATGTATTGATATTCCATTAACATGTAATTCGCGTTTTTTAGGATGGAAATTGTAACcgtaaaagttttttttccagAGAATAGTGAAGGTGCTATGTTCACATACTACTGTTTCTTAAAATGTTAATTCTCGTCAAACGCCTTATCCTGAACGAATGAGATTTTCTTCTTTTGATGATCTCCCTTCAATGTTTCGAAGTTTAAAATATGGTGCACGAAATTAGGGAAAACCATCTACAACGCAGTAAAAGCTATCTCTCTCAAAGACAACCCCCGACCCTGCAAGAAAAGGTCCAAAAGCGCCATCAGTGTCAAGAAACGAGCAGTCATAAATCAACATATGTAATATCACGCTCCAACTGACAAACACGACGGATGAAAGATTCAGCCAATCAAGTGACAGCATGAcaaatcatttgcataaaatgttaatcaaagtgTAATTGCCCGAACGGCGAATTTTTCGACTATTTAATGGgattattattttttgattaCATGGTAATTGCTTTCCACATTAATTTCTTGATCGATTAATCACAATTCCAATTCCAAGACATGATTGCATTCAGGTAAATCCGCCCTGATCTCATTCAACTCTCTATTACCATAGCATGAGAACGATGTGACTTCCCTCGGTGTGTCACCGCAGTGACACACACTCTCTCCGTGCGCAGTAATTGCCTTGTTGACTTAACGGAAGTCCGTCTTCTCTCTATCAGATTAACGGCGGTAAGAAAACGATTCGCGGCCACTAGTAGTAGCCTTAGATGAGCGTCTCACATGTGAGATCTATTTTATAGAATAATAGAACGATTTGGGCTTTTATTTTCCTTCCCTGATCGACATCGGTTCTGGTGAGGGTCGAAGAGACGGCATTATAAGTATCATCGGTTTATTTTATCTTCTCTTGGAAAtcgttttgaaagaaaatagcgTATTGCGGATAAAGAATTGCCGTACAGACATCCGCCGCGCGTCCAGAGTAGAGTAATCGTCATTTCGATGAGACCATAAGCGGGAACAAACAGCAGACAGTGTTACCGTAACACGCTCGTTTGTGCTCTTTAAATAATGAAGGTGAAGACAGGGGACAATGTACATTCATAGTGTCTATTTGTGTCTATTTCTATTTCTCGGATGGCAAATTACCCCGCGGATGATAAACAGGGCCGGGTAAAGTGAGCATATCTGGGTCATGATACTCATGAAAGCGCTGGGAAAAGCGGGAAAGGCGAGGCAGTAAGACTGTAAGATAACAACTTTTTTGGGCTGGAAGTGCATCGTCCATTTAATTTCTCACGTTGGAACTATTTTCGACTTTTTTGTTGACAGTCCCTGCACTCATACAGTATACAGTAAGCATTCCATTTCAAGCGAATGGTTACAAAAAAAGAGCACAACACGTTTATTTTGCATCACCGATAAGCCATAGATTGAGGTAACTTTTTTCAGATATCTTCCAGTTAAATGCGGTAATCCGATAATTTTACGTTATGCTCCTAATATCATCTACCTATTATATGTGTTTTAAGGAAAAGGCAGTGCGATTATAATAAGGATGTAATTCCACTTCATTCATTACAaatgaaattacattttttggcAATGTCTTCATATTTCTCGTTTCTCACAAACAACGTACTGAAGACGGAAAATGTGAAGTAATTTTAAGTCATGGGTGTTATTTCAGCAATGTTTGATTGGGATATTTGATTGGGAAATACACAGACAGGAACGTTTAATTAAAGCTACTCATTGCCCATTCAGTGAATCCATTGAAAAGAAATCAGGTACAGGGAAGTTCATTTATTTAGCCTGTGATTGTTTTTTGTCTTGCATTCTTGGCAACAATGCGAGAGCATCAATGCATGTGAATGGGGGATTTGGCAACTATGTCCATGGGAAAGCGATCAGTTTTGTTGCGCTTTTAAAAGTGAAAGAGAGTTTGAGTCTTGCCTTGTTTTGCCACTGAAAGGCAAAGCCGGGATATTTGCATGCAGAGTAGAAACACACACTCGCTTTTCTCATTCCGCGGTGTTGTTTTGTAACTTTGGCAATGCCAGCAGCGGATTAGGATTGATTATCTATTCCCGGCTTTGTTTTAGTATACATAAGAGGAAACAAGCGTGAATGATCCGATCCGAGAGTCGGAACAACAAACACCACCAATCCTATTAAAACGAGACCCTTCAGTTTCAATGtcctgttattttttcaaagtggTCGTTGTTTTGTGTGGCTTGCTCTGAGTTAGAGTCTCCCTTCAAACGGCGACTGACAACAAAACCTTCAATGCAAATTTGATTTCGGTGAGAAACTTCTGTAGATGGCCGGCGACAAATGGTGTGCATTATAATtctaaaaacatttttaaaatagcACAATATTAAAGGTGGCTTTAAGTGAACTTTTTTCCATGATCGTCCATTGCACCACATAAGAAATTCTGTGtgaacctttcagtttgtgtgcTATTCATGATTCAATGGAAGTATTGAAAAATTTGCTAGAGGAAGGCATTACGTTATTATCCTCCAGTTCACTAATTATAAAGTTGGCATAAGACGCCAACGCCGATTATTTCTCAGTACCTCGTGGCAGTTGGAGAGTATAAAACGAaaaaatgcctaattgacagttGCTGAAAATCTGTTTGCCGGGGATTTTTCACAGATTATTGGGCATGTAAATCTCCAGGAGAGGGGCATAGTGATCCGTGGTTGGTCTTTTCAGCCGTGAGCTAAATGATTGCAAGCATAATTTGTTCAGTTTCATTTCTATAGCTGCACGAAAAATCGGTCCAAGATTTGCCCTTTGTCCGGCCTTTGTCACACATTACCGTTAGTGGCCCACTGAATAACCTCATTACCCCCCGCCATTCCAGCGGAAAACAAACCCACTGTCTAGTATTCTTCGCCAGAATTGAAAACCCTCTTTCAGGGTTACGTCCCCTATTTTGTTGCCGCCTTTAAAAGGAAACTTTTCAGGTCCAGGACAGCAGAAAAACGTAGCCcatgttttttaaaatgtcacatgCATTGTCAGCAGTAGGGATCTAATTATGGAGGCAAGTATTGacttttcatgtatttcataCTGGCCAGGGCACGGAACGGTCACGAGTTACAGACTTCAGAGTCCAAAGCTTGGTAAGGAAGAGAGCTATGTTAAAGGACTAAGGTTATCCCATTAAAACGCGGGTAGTGTTTCTTGTTTAGGGCAGTAAATAACACGACATTCGCCATTTCACGTTCGTTTTCTGGGATACCAATTAAAGTGCACTACCCTTTGGCAGGTGGACACCACACGAGTTTTTTTCCCGAGTCTCTCTGAGGTTTCGAGGTGTTGCTTCTAATTAGTTTGGCGTATCAGATTTCGTTGTCGTGTTTATAAGTCATACATTCAAGTCGACTTGTACACAATCATCGACATTTCAACAATATATTTGAGTAAAAGATGGCTTTTTGATGTATGTTTGTAATGTAGCGCTACTTACTAGCCTACATTGTTATTGATTACCACAAAGTAAGGCTCTCTGTCCCccaccctctctctctccctctctctctctctctctctctctctctctctctctctctctctctctctctctctctctctctctctctctctctctctctctctctctctctctctctctctctgaactgTTTAACTGTTTCTATTTGTTtcgttttgcagttttttatttgatgcaacgtcatttgtttgattgtttttttgtttttgtgaggTTACGATTGTACAGTGTAaagaatttttgtaatattaaGGTTTCAGTGAAaatcttctctctctctctcctctccctctccctctctctctctctctctctctctctctctctctctctctctcgtaacCGTGTGTGAAGACGTTCACATTTTACTAAACGTATCAAAGTGAAAGCCCAGGTGTTATCCCACAAAGCTCCGTTCTAACTTTCTTCTTCGTATGATTACACTGCGCAAGTCACGTTTCATGGCCATattgaattcatctttccatgAACACAGGTGGATGAAATCAAACGCCTAACAAAGATCACCATCAAACTggtatgaaaagtttccttatGTTCTATGGCAGCCTTTTTAGTGTTGGTGTGTATATGGAAGTCTATTCTTCGGTTACCTGTCACTGCAAATATTAATTTCGCTATATAAACCCTGTGTAACCATGGTCCCGAACTCGAACACTAGCACACAGTTGTGGAAGCAGTATCGCTCGGCAATATGTTTCGGCCTTTCAGCAAACAAAGTGTATACCAATTATTAGACCTGCATACTGTCATCGTCAAAAATAAAACGTGTGATACACGCTACatcatataaaaatataattaattaataatttcaaGAAGGTGGCGGGGAAGCTCTCAAATATAATCGTTGTCATCAACGCGTTTTCCGTCGTTTGTCAAGTGTTTTGCTCACCTTGCGTCGCCTCGAAGACTTGTTAACGTCTTCAGTCTACATCTTTTATATTGATGAAGTGCATTAGTCGCAATGTAAAATTGTTGTCTCATTAAAGTACATTTGTGTAACATTAGAAAGGATACCCTTCCTTCGGCGGTGACTATGACTGGGGATCGGTTCGGCTTAGGAGCGAAAAAACAGAAAAGTCATGGCCACGCGGAAGCTGACGCACACCGGTGAATGTTGTTTTCGTAACCCCCTCGAATTCTGTTCCCCTTTTTGGTTCTTCCGAGCACCTCAACTCATCAGACATCCGGATAAACAGAGCACCTTTTGTCGTGAAGAACACAAAAAGTGATGTCCGCAGAAAACCGAGGAATGTATCGCTAGTGCTTCCCAACATCGCCAACTTCGACAAAATGTCCTTATCAGTCCTCAACGTCGACAAACTAGAGTCATCGTTGCTGcttggttgttttttttcttgtcttttccTTTCTTTTCGCAACTTTCCActgaatatcatgaaaataccgATAACATAATCCAAAATGTTCATCGAAAATGCAAACCAGACTCCTAGTATAGTTGTTACATTTATCTCGATgccatgtcatgtcatgtcatgccATGCCCGTGCTTCCGCAAGTCCGCACTGTGGCACAGTTGAAACTTATTTGTTTAGGACCGTATTTACATTGTTTAGCAAATCCAATGGTTTGCTTTTTGGAAAAAAAGCCGTAAACTGAGTCAAATTTCTGATAAAAAAGTggtagaattttgaaaaaattagtcACAACGTCTATTAATTTCGACAACCGTCTTGTGAGGAACTAAAACTTCTAGGGTTTCTTCGTAGTCTTTCAAGCAACCATCCAGCTATGTTCATGTGAATATAAATTTCACTGTTTCTCCGCTGTTAAATATTGTTACAATTTCTTACTCATTTAGACTCGCATGATACAGCAGAGcgacaaaatggaaaaaatcgtCCGTGGTTGCCAAAACAGAAAGGTTTACTAAGTCAGGCCGGCCGTATTCATATGTAATAACTGGTAGCTTGTTGACAAGACGGATCGGCCATACGGGTCCGATCGTACATCTGTTGAAACCACAAAGAATCAGGCTTATTATCGGGTCATCATATACTTATTGGAGAAAAATCCATTACTGCGTTACGCCGAGGTTTTATTGAGTAATTTAAAAGATCTTCCTAAATTTTCAGTCCCTTCAGGACTATACTTAGTAACCAGTCACACATAAAACAagaatttgaatttaaatagACAATCAACTGCGGCGATCGGATTCAACAGAATTTTCCTGTGACTTGAAATACGAAAATTGGATAATTACATTTGGATTGTTTTACCACttgaataatgacaaaaatgaaatgcTGGTTTATTGATAGAAGAAGAGTAAATTTCTATGAGAAACTAAAGGTATTGTTTCGTTGTTATGCGGAGAATTGTTCAAAGACTGTCGTCTGCAAAATGTGGGGGTAGAGTCTTTGCAAGGTGATTGCAGGTTGTCATGGTGATCATTTGGTTGAATCTAGTCGATCTCTGTCGCGTTGACGGCTGCTTTGGAACAAGACCATCCGAAGAACCCAAACGCAAAAGCATGTCGCTCGCTCTCCTTCAACGCACGTGGACAAAACCGACGACCGCGACATGTGAGATGCGACAGATTAATACGGTAACCGCCGATTCAACGGAAAAGAGTCGATAAAAACTTGGCTGTTTCGTCAGTCTTTCTCTCTTTTGACTTTCGTTTGAAAGCTGCCGACTCCTTTGATGTGGGTAACCATTGTAATTTCCTCGCAAAACAACATGTAAAAGATGGAAACAGCCTTTGAAAAGTAAATACAAGAATTATAAGAAGAAGGCTGCGGTTCTGGAGGACATCTGATAGACTGAGGAGACGGTTAGACCGAGGCGACGCGGACGAGGAGAAGGAAAAATGTTATTCTAGTGTTGTAGAACTCTTTCTGTTGTTTATTCTAATTTATCTTCTTACATAAAGTCTACAAAGTATTACTATCAGTTGACGTCACAACATCGCTGTGACTGACTACCTGGTGTTTTATTACACAGATTGGGGAGTGTTATGTGGATGGCGTTCCGTCCCTCCGTAGATTGTTCTTATTGTTGCAGTTCGGCTTAGATTAATGATGGGCTTAATCTCCTGTACGCTTGAAAGGAAAGGCCCGATAGCCCATGAATTGAACTTAATAAATAAGCCATCTGTGGGTAGTATTGTATAAACGAATCAAACAACAGTCAGGTTTCAATGGCCGTGCTATCCTTTCACATCTCCCGTGCCGTAAAGAGGTGACCGCTTTTTCACATGCTAATTTCCCCAGTCCCGTCCACAATGCTGTGTTTTTGCGATCATAGCTCAGGACCAGTCTTGTATTGCCTCGTCgtatttgtttgattgtttagCCGTTTGTTTGGCGTGCAAACGCCCAGAGTGTCATCAAGTTTACGCAGCGGTCCCGTCGGAACCCTCTGATACTCACCGCGCTGTCAAAACAACGTGAGACTTTCTTGCCTGCAGGGACGAGACAAGGGGGTTCCGTCTGAGTGccaacaaatgaaaatatgtatttAGGAAAGAGGTCAATATTCCAAATGAAGGAATTGAACATGACAAATGCTTCTGAGATGTCCCAAGACGCAAACTCTGCGTACGAGAGCGCCCTGCTCCAGTGAGTGTCGAAGGTCCTGCTCTCCGAATCACGGAGTACAAGAGCATAACACGGCAACGAAGCCAGCTTTGTGACAGGCACAAAGCCTTAGTGCGATTATGACCGGAACAAACGAAGCAGAAACTGACCGCCAATCAGAAACCGACGTTTTGTTATCATTCCCCCAATTTGCTAAACTCATTTCGAATGAGTCCTTTTGTAGATCGAACATCTCTGCGCATGTGGGCATATAAGGCATCCGTCGTTTTTACACATACACGCACATTCCCTCTCTGTACGGGCATCGAGGGGCTGTGTATACTGCAACGAGTCTCCCCGCGCGAGAAAGGCGGTGTAAATGTCAATGACTTGCCTCTGCCATTGGCTAGGGAGAAATTAACGACAACCTGCAAGGTAGTGGTGTTTTCCTATTTAAGTAGTTTATAAAAACTTCGCTTTTCGACGCGTTAACTCCCTACGCATCGTAGTACGCAGTCGCAGAACACGTGAGAGTTTGGTTTGGACGAACGGTACGGGGTCTGTGAGACTCTAACTTTAAATATCAGTGCAAACGTGTACTCGCACATCAACAGGAACATCGTAGTCTTTGCATTCGATCCGAACAATTCAATCcggaaaaaaatctgaatttttttgCCGATTCAGAGGAGAACAAGTCACTTTCTAAGTTCATTGGTAAGCAACGATTAAGTATAATTTTTGTTTCCAactacaattttatttttaaaagatCAGTGTGTGTTCGATGATAGTGTGCCTTCTGttatctgtaaatgtacatgattttcttGTTTATATTTTACAGGACACTGTCTTGGTAAAGTCTGGAGTTTGGTTAACCGACACCAAGTACACCGGTTACGGGTTAACACTATTTCACCTTGCCTTCTGTAAAATCCCTCAAGGACGTTGAGAAGTTCAGTTTTGACCGACGGTTTTCCCGGACTGCCGATATTGTTCCGGATTTTATTTGTGGCAAGAGCCGGGACCGGTACAAATACAGTGCTGATGACGGATGACAGGACTAGAATGAAAGAGTTTAAAGCCAATTTCGTTTCCGATAGCCCGCACATGGACGGTAGCGCTTACAGCGACAGCGAGAACGAGCGAGGTAGCACGGTGAGCAGCACGGACGGCGAGTTCGACACCGGCTCGGGGAGATCGCATCCAGTCTACGCTGCCACTCCGAATGCGGACAGAACGAACGACAGAGTAGAGATGAACACTCACCGTCCAAATCCGCCCCTGGACCAGCCCAGGACGACGGCGTCCTCCTTTCTGATCCGGGACATCCTAAGTGACTTGAAACCCAAGGAGATCGACACGACGTCCACGACATCGACGACGGCGACAACGCCGGACGTCAGAACGATGATTGACGAAATGAGCGAGGAGATTGACAACGGAAGTGACCACACCACAACGTCGACGACGGATAATCTAGAAACGAACTCTACAAACTGTAACATAAATAAAAGACCACCGCCAGACGAGGAGCCCCTCGATGAAAGTGCAAAC contains the following coding sequences:
- the LOC139152650 gene encoding barH-like 1 homeobox protein; translation: MTDDRTRMKEFKANFVSDSPHMDGSAYSDSENERGSTVSSTDGEFDTGSGRSHPVYAATPNADRTNDRVEMNTHRPNPPLDQPRTTASSFLIRDILSDLKPKEIDTTSTTSTTATTPDVRTMIDEMSEEIDNGSDHTTTSTTDNLETNSTNCNINKRPPPDEEPLDESANTAKDNEISSSRDSPSVRTKKPRKARTAFTDHQLNTLERNFERQKYLSVQDRMDLAASLNLTDTQVKTWYQNRRTKWKRQTQVGLELLAEAGSYNAMHRMFPSPYFYHPNQTIISNMDSLYNLHGQRPMFPRMFLHGLQQHLSHLPVAPRPLHPGQPLPH